One bacterium DNA segment encodes these proteins:
- a CDS encoding glycoside hydrolase family 3 C-terminal domain-containing protein — protein MRADRSLIRVLLLAAFAGALTLAAGCVFGDEAETGADDPLPSPGASNEDGVDDDAVPGDDDGDDETIADPHTLPLCEVDDARVEELLARMPLPAKIGQMYYVGVDMLPGFAGKDAIRAINELRVGAIHERILFTLGLTPRWSAKNANALQRLAFENDPPVPLLLGIDQEGGASQTLSTTTGGTDTPGNMGLGATFDPAVTADAYALMADQMRELGVNVNLAPVLEVMTSPGETSMYTRTFGGLTDWVSRHARASVSAMTARRIIATAKHFPGQTAAPGDEHTSVPVSTHTDAELRAIYLPPFIAAIEAGVPMIMPTHARFDAWDDERPPTISRAILTDLLREELGFDGVIITDDLNMFPVANVDHGDLVDLLAIEAGADMIMDIGGEPLVGGGSPGDYPTDLGERMAYIQSAVESGRVTEARIDASVRRILRMKMRYCLFEAPARDAATVDERVDTPGQREIAARLHERALTLVRDENAYLPIPAPGAPGSRVHVIAPSPLILEMYPGAPWPNLCTRSLYKAMQAIDSATTGTRFSSPLWKRRADAIVAGAAASDADVFVIGTYNARADARQADMVRRVLALGRPTIVVALAMPYDLSAFPDAPAYLAAYSNRDIAVETVARALYGWAAPQGRLPVAIPGLYPAGHSAVSKN, from the coding sequence ATGCGGGCGGACCGGTCCCTCATTCGCGTGTTGTTGCTCGCGGCGTTCGCGGGCGCGTTGACACTCGCCGCGGGGTGCGTCTTTGGCGACGAGGCCGAAACAGGCGCGGACGATCCACTGCCGTCGCCGGGCGCGTCGAACGAAGACGGCGTCGATGACGACGCCGTTCCCGGCGATGATGACGGCGATGACGAAACCATCGCCGATCCGCACACGCTTCCCCTTTGCGAGGTGGACGATGCGCGTGTCGAAGAACTTCTCGCGCGCATGCCGCTTCCGGCAAAAATCGGGCAGATGTATTACGTCGGCGTGGACATGCTGCCGGGCTTCGCCGGCAAGGATGCGATCCGCGCGATCAACGAATTGCGCGTGGGCGCGATCCACGAACGGATATTGTTCACGCTCGGCCTGACGCCGCGATGGAGCGCGAAAAACGCCAACGCCCTGCAGCGGCTCGCGTTCGAAAACGACCCGCCCGTTCCGCTTCTCCTCGGGATCGACCAGGAAGGCGGCGCGTCGCAGACGCTTTCGACGACGACCGGCGGCACGGACACACCGGGCAACATGGGCCTTGGCGCCACGTTCGATCCCGCCGTGACGGCCGATGCGTACGCGCTGATGGCGGACCAGATGCGCGAGCTTGGCGTCAACGTGAATCTCGCACCCGTGCTCGAGGTGATGACCTCGCCGGGCGAGACGTCGATGTACACGCGCACGTTCGGCGGGCTGACAGACTGGGTTTCGCGCCACGCGCGCGCGTCGGTGTCGGCGATGACGGCGCGGCGCATCATCGCGACGGCCAAGCACTTTCCCGGCCAGACCGCGGCGCCGGGTGACGAACACACGTCCGTGCCCGTCTCGACGCACACCGACGCCGAGCTGCGCGCGATCTACCTGCCGCCGTTTATTGCCGCGATCGAGGCGGGCGTGCCGATGATCATGCCGACGCACGCGCGGTTCGACGCCTGGGACGACGAACGGCCGCCGACAATCTCGCGCGCGATTCTCACCGACTTGTTGCGCGAGGAGCTCGGCTTTGACGGCGTCATCATCACCGACGATCTCAACATGTTCCCCGTGGCGAACGTCGATCACGGCGACCTGGTGGACCTTCTCGCCATCGAGGCCGGCGCGGACATGATCATGGATATCGGCGGGGAACCGCTTGTCGGGGGTGGCTCGCCGGGCGACTACCCGACCGATCTCGGCGAGCGCATGGCGTATATCCAAAGCGCCGTTGAAAGCGGCCGCGTGACCGAGGCGCGCATCGACGCATCGGTGCGGCGCATCCTGCGCATGAAGATGCGCTACTGCCTGTTCGAGGCGCCGGCGCGCGACGCGGCGACCGTGGACGAGCGCGTCGATACGCCCGGCCAGCGCGAGATCGCCGCGCGCCTTCACGAACGCGCGCTGACATTGGTTCGCGACGAAAACGCGTATCTGCCGATCCCCGCGCCGGGCGCGCCCGGGTCGCGCGTTCACGTCATCGCGCCGTCGCCGCTCATCCTTGAGATGTACCCCGGCGCGCCGTGGCCGAACCTGTGCACACGGTCGCTGTACAAGGCGATGCAGGCGATCGATAGCGCGACGACGGGGACGCGCTTCTCGTCGCCGCTATGGAAACGGCGCGCGGACGCGATCGTCGCGGGGGCGGCCGCGTCGGACGCGGACGTGTTCGTCATCGGCACCTACAACGCGCGGGCGGATGCGCGCCAGGCGGACATGGTGCGTCGCGTGCTGGCGCTCGGCCGGCCGACGATCGTCGTCGCGCTGGCGATGCCGTACGACCTGTCCGCGTTTCCCGACGCGCCCGCTTATCTTGCCGCGTATTCCAACCGCGACATCGCGGTGGAAACGGTCGCGCGCGCGCTGTACGGATGGGCGGCGCCACAAGGGCGCCTGCCCGTCGCGATCCCGGGTTTGTACCCGGCGGGCCACTCGGCGGTTTCCAAAAACTGA